aataaataaataaataaataaaatatatttttacatttatcttataacaaattataaaatattcttaatcccttaaatataaatatataaataaatatatatatatattaatttatgacacacatataatatatttatattttaatttttttttttaataaaaactactaaacatatttaaattaatatttatgcaaagtgttaataaataaataaataaatatatatatatatataaaccaaaaaaaaaagaaaaaattttataaaatcattgttacattaatatatgatgataaaaatgtCATCTGAAGGataatcaaaaaaaaaaaaaaaaaaaaaaaaaaaaaaaaaattacacatatatatatatgtgtgtgtcaccttttatgttttatattgAGATGCGTGtttatactttttataCTCCCCATTAAGATATGataacattttatttttataattaatcAATTCCCTTAAATGAGAATATTCAGATTCATttaatagatatatttttttattatttataaaaaagtttctgatattatatgagtctaaatttttttctaataattttttattatataataattcattatCAATAATATCAGAAACATTTATTTCGATGGGTTCTTTAAAATCTTTcttttgaaaaatatttttaataatatggaatatttttttaatgaataaattcgtatttctttttttttctaaataagatatatctaagttattattcttttctttctttttttttaccaccatcatcatattattattattattattattattatcaatattattatagatatcattttttttgatactattatattttgtgtttgtattttgatttatattttgatttatattatttgcTGAATATTCTACTACAATATGATCACTGACTCTTTTAATCTCCCCATTAATTTTACATTCTAATTGATTAAGAGCATTATTAACATGTTCTTCTTTTTGTATGCATGTATTAACATCATTtgtattttctttatctattaaatattcatataacTTTTTAAAATCCTTATCATCtaataattttgtaaatTCTAAAGAATTTTCACTTAAATCTGAGAcgtttatattatgaagaaaggattctttttttttggaaattttttcttttttatcttGTAGTTCATATGATTTGATTTTATTACTGTGATTTGTTGTATGCTTTGAATTCatcaaattattattattaccattatttatattattaagaGCACTATAATTGCTAGTTGcattttgtatattttgattttctTCTGATAATTGTTTGAACAAAGTCATATTTTTCTGGTCgatttctttttttttgttttcgTCTGTAggtatataatttttattcGATAAAAATTGTTCGAAATTTGTTTTATGGTCCTCTTGTGGATTAAAAAATGTGACACTTTTATTAATTGTATATGTGATATCATTTTGATCTGTTATATGATCAGGtattatatctttaatagatttatatttttgtgttttatctttatattcCTTATTAATTTGTGatagatttttttttacagGTGGTGTAACTAGaatatcattttgtttattttgtgtcataatattttgttcaaTATTTAAACTTGGcatatatttcatatgaataatatgaggataattattattatatatttctgtttgtattttattaataaaataattactgtttaaattttttaatgtttGACTATGTTGAAACATAGTAGCTGaatgtataaaattatatatagaattatttttttctataatttGTCTATCTAGATTTTCTTTAAGATCGAAATTAGAAAATACAGTACTTTTGTCTGTAGTAAAATCACTAATAAATTTTGTGTAattatgatttatataattaaaaatattttgtatatttgtaacacttaatattttttgtgcaaatatttgataatataatatatcatttttgtttcttatattattatgcattattattttattattttttttttttttattattattaacatttttatcatcacaactattataattattcttatcatcataataatcatcataattattatcttgataatatttattatcatctttataattatttagATTTAAAATTGActttgtatttttatttacttcatctttttttaaatacttttttacaatattcatattttttatagcCTTAAAACTTACcctattattattattattattattattattattattattgttgttattattattattattattgttgttgttgttgttattattattattattgttgttggTGGTGGTGATGTCATCtagtatatttatataatccgattgattatcttttttttttttctttgttttatcatcatttaatatgtcatctattttattatttcccTTATTAGTTATATCATCGTTTAAATTATgttttaattcatttattaaaaaaatattattattttctttcaCAGAATTTACTatgtttaatatttcttcaAATATCTCATcgttttcttttttcttattaCATTTTAAACTAGTCAAATtgaattttataatattacatatatcGTTTTTCATCTTCACTAATATATCACctattaatatatcatcatcatcattatcataAATATGTGTATCATCattgttatttatatgtatatcatcattgttattatcatctagattttttatattatgacCCCTTTCATCATCACAAActacattattattattattattattattatgttcaTATCCCTTTTGTATATCATACTTTGAAATTAATGTTGGATCGACCTTAGCTAAATTTCTTAAGGTCAAACCGTGTTCATCATTTTCTTGTTTCTTTTGTATTGggtttattattatatttttattatcatctttatatttttttaatttttccatatttaatttaatatttctttgTCTCTCTTCTTCTGTTAACACTTTTAAATCGTCAAATGTTTTAATcaaatattcatttatatcatttcTATTTGAGTCTTCACTTTTATTGAGTTGCTCTTTAATAATGTcgattttatttttatacgATTCAATAAAGAAGTCTAAATATTTCACCTTCCCAGTACTTTTAAATCCACATATGTAGCTGAAAATACAAAGACTAAAACAAAAGAAGATGATATCTTTAGttatatgatttttattaaaattgagaaaaatatttaatttattatcatatgggttattcttatcattattattatcatcactTTTGTCATCACTTTTTTCATCACTTTTgtcatcatttttttcatcatttttttcatcatttttttcatcatttttgtttttgcttatttttttttttttgtttttatttttttcctttgTATCTAACTCCTTTTCAGTTTCTACCTTTTCTTCTCTTACTATTGGTTTGGCTTTTACCATTTTAGCTCTTTGGGCAAATTTTATTGTAGATGCAGTTTCGTTTAAATATTGTAACTGTGAAGACAATGTGCATATCAAAATGCTTTTACAATTATTTCCTAGACTATCTGACAATACTCTTGTAAGTTTAGAATCTCTATAAGGAATATGCACATTAGAACTACCACTATGTGCATTATGACTTGAactatttatatgaatgttgttattatgcatgttcatattattttgagTATTCAATGTATCTTCTTGATGATTTTTATGAACATCAGTTTGATTATCATGGCCCTCAACAGGATGATTACTAAcatcattttgttttttatttgtatcaCTAAcatcattttgttttttatttgtatcaCTAAcatcattttgttttttatttgtatcaCTTAcatcattttgttttttatttgtatcaCTTAcatcattttgttttttatttgtatcaCTTAcatcattttgttttttatttgtatcaCTTACATCATTTTGATTCATATGATTGTCATCTATATGATTGCccttttccttttctttcatgttcttttctattttttcctttatttGCATGATAGCTAAAGAATTAATAACCTTGCTGAGAACAGTTAAGCTTTTATTGATCATTGTAGTTTCTATTTTGATCGATCCAGTTGCCTTAGTTTGTTTTAATCTTTCACTACCTGCTAAATCAACAAGACATAGTTTACCACATCTTATGGTGTTGgttgaatatatatatctatttattttaataataaatattaaatgtgATCTTGAAGAAGCTTTATTCATATGTGTAAATGCTATCTTTCTGTTATTGACTCCTTGTTCTAAATAATAGAGTGCGctaataatattttctatttcCACTTCTTTTagattttttataataaattcatTCTTATTCGAATCTATCATATGTACGGATAAATTGCTTTCTCCACTTATTAAATCATAAATCACTTCATTGTATATTTCTAGAATAGATAAGGTAACAGTAAATTCTTTTATcttatcatttattttgttatcAACATTAACATTTTGtttatgataatttatataattaaaaatataattaatacAATGAGGTATAATGCCTACATTATTAGGTTCGTTCGTTATACAGTTTATTAGTTCATCATATgttaaataaatatcattattttcatcacAGTCATTCATAGGaatattactttttatattatcatcatcattaaCAACAacatcatcatttttattgtttatCTGATCATGTGTTTTATTCTTTTGgttatcatttttatgataatcTCTTTTATCTTTACAAAgatgaaataaattatttagAAAATCGAAATTTCCTAGCATAGTATATGTCTTTCCACTATTAGTTTGTCCATATGCTAATATACTACAATTAATTCcttgaaatatatttttaatattattttttatataatcattaaATATCATctgattattattttctatatcaTAAACTCTATCATATGTATATTCAAAATTTAGAGAGCTCTTATTGCCTACATGAAATGTATCTATAActaatttattataagaaattttttttatcacatcaacattgttattattattaatattattattatttaaatctagtttattattttttattctaCATATCACATTGATATATTCTTCTACATTCTTATTTATAGTAACATCTTCAAAATATTTAgctttattattttctatatcttcattttgtttttttttttcatcaattttattatctatataccaagta
This region of Plasmodium gaboni strain SY75 chromosome 12, whole genome shotgun sequence genomic DNA includes:
- a CDS encoding putative kinesin translates to MVNKIVKGHNPNQNRGTSKGRNISKNNKIAKNKEAGKNLYTWYIDNKIDEKKKQNEDIENNKAKYFEDVTINKNVEEYINVICRIKNNKLDLNNNNINNNNNVDVIKKISYNKLVIDTFHVGNKSSLNFEYTYDRVYDIENNNQMIFNDYIKNNIKNIFQGINCSILAYGQTNSGKTYTMLGNFDFLNNLFHLCKDKRDYHKNDNQKNKTHDQINNKNDDVVVNDDDNIKSNIPMNDCDENNDIYLTYDELINCITNEPNNVGIIPHCINYIFNYINYHKQNVNVDNKINDKIKEFTVTLSILEIYNEVIYDLISGESNLSVHMIDSNKNEFIIKNLKEVEIENIISALYYLEQGVNNRKIAFTHMNKASSRSHLIFIIKINRYIYSTNTIRCGKLCLVDLAGSERLKQTKATGSIKIETTMINKSLTVLSKVINSLAIMQIKEKIEKNMKEKEKGNHIDDNHMNQNDVSDTNKKQNDVSDTNKKQNDVSDTNKKQNDVSDTNKKQNDVSDTNKKQNDVSDTNKKQNDVSNHPVEGHDNQTDVHKNHQEDTLNTQNNMNMHNNNIHINSSSHNAHSGSSNVHIPYRDSKLTRVLSDSLGNNCKSILICTLSSQLQYLNETASTIKFAQRAKMVKAKPIVREEKVETEKELDTKEKNKNKKKKISKNKNDEKNDEKNDEKNDDKSDEKSDDKSDDNNNDKNNPYDNKLNIFLNFNKNHITKDIIFFCFSLCIFSYICGFKSTGKVKYLDFFIESYKNKIDIIKEQLNKSEDSNRNDINEYLIKTFDDLKVLTEEERQRNIKLNMEKLKKYKDDNKNIIINPIQKKQENDEHGLTLRNLAKVDPTLISKYDIQKGYEHNNNNNNNNVVCDDERGHNIKNLDDNNNDDIHINNNDDTHIYDNDDDDILIGDILVKMKNDICNIIKFNLTSLKCNKKKENDEIFEEILNIVNSVKENNNIFLINELKHNLNDDITNKGNNKIDDILNDDKTKKKKKDNQSDYINILDDITTTNNNNNNNNNNNNNNNNNNNNNNNNNNNNNNNNRVSFKAIKNMNIVKKYLKKDEVNKNTKSILNLNNYKDDNKYYQDNNYDDYYDDKNNYNSCDDKNVNNNKKKKNNKIIMHNNIRNKNDILYYQIFAQKILSVTNIQNIFNYINHNYTKFISDFTTDKSTVFSNFDLKENLDRQIIEKNNSIYNFIHSATMFQHSQTLKNLNSNYFINKIQTEIYNNNYPHIIHMKYMPSLNIEQNIMTQNKQNDILVTPPVKKNLSQINKEYKDKTQKYKSIKDIIPDHITDQNDITYTINKSVTFFNPQEDHKTNFEQFLSNKNYIPTDENKKKEIDQKNMTLFKQLSEENQNIQNATSNYSALNNINNGNNNNLMNSKHTTNHSNKIKSYELQDKKEKISKKKESFLHNINVSDLSENSLEFTKLLDDKDFKKLYEYLIDKENTNDVNTCIQKEEHVNNALNQLECKINGEIKRVSDHIVVEYSANNINQNINQNTNTKYNSIKKNDIYNNIDNNNNNNNNMMMVVKKKKEKNNNLDISYLEKKRNTNLFIKKIFHIIKNIFQKKDFKEPIEINVSDIIDNELLYNKKLLEKNLDSYNIRNFFINNKKIYLLNESEYSHLRELINYKNKMLSYLNGEYKKYKHASQYKT